From one Helicobacter sp. MIT 21-1697 genomic stretch:
- a CDS encoding DoxX family protein produces MLHNDDLGKLIVRLCVGGLMLFHGVSKITNGISGIEGFMESHGLPTFFAYGVYIGEVLAPLMIVVGFQVRIAAALEAFTMLVAIYVALGFEIFALDKHGAWVIELHLLYMLPCIALIFMGGGRYGVRFKK; encoded by the coding sequence ATGTTACACAATGATGATTTGGGCAAATTGATTGTGCGCTTATGTGTGGGAGGGCTTATGCTCTTTCACGGAGTCTCCAAAATCACAAATGGCATAAGTGGCATAGAGGGCTTTATGGAATCTCACGGATTGCCTACATTTTTCGCCTATGGTGTATATATCGGTGAAGTTCTTGCGCCATTGATGATTGTTGTAGGCTTTCAAGTGCGAATTGCAGCCGCTTTAGAGGCTTTTACAATGCTTGTGGCAATTTATGTCGCACTAGGCTTTGAGATTTTTGCCCTTGATAAGCACGGCGCTTGGGTGATTGAGCTACATTTGCTCTATATGCTTCCTTGTATCGCACTAATATTTATGGGTGGGGGCAGATATGGCGTGAGATTCAAAAAATAA
- a CDS encoding DNA-methyltransferase, producing the protein MLICGDTLSELKKLEDNSIDMGVTSPPYNKQENKKGWLVKNVLYDNTCDKLSEGEYQANQIAVLNEMYRITKEGGSFFYNHKIRWERGKLLHPLQWILQTKWNLRQEIIWDRGIAGNIRGWRFWQVEERIYWLQKPKGKNLIGEELQSRHALLSSIWRIRPENNNAHPAPFPLALPLRCIFSILNEQVGIVIDPYCGSGTTGIAAKILNCDFIGIDNSKQYLSLAENRITNYQQFLKEAQLELNLHEVKETFKQKKAKGKTKNRFISQNQNLLNL; encoded by the coding sequence ATGTTGATTTGCGGCGATACTTTAAGTGAGCTTAAAAAGCTAGAGGATAACAGCATAGATATGGGTGTAACCTCGCCACCTTATAACAAGCAGGAGAACAAAAAAGGTTGGCTTGTTAAAAATGTTTTATATGATAACACTTGCGATAAACTAAGCGAAGGGGAATATCAAGCAAACCAAATCGCTGTGCTGAATGAAATGTATAGAATCACAAAAGAGGGAGGAAGTTTCTTTTATAATCACAAAATTCGCTGGGAGAGAGGTAAATTACTCCACCCATTGCAATGGATTTTGCAAACAAAGTGGAATCTTAGGCAGGAAATCATTTGGGATAGAGGGATTGCAGGAAATATACGCGGTTGGAGGTTTTGGCAAGTGGAGGAGCGAATTTATTGGCTGCAAAAGCCAAAAGGTAAAAATCTCATTGGAGAGGAATTGCAAAGTCGCCACGCACTTTTAAGCTCTATTTGGAGAATCCGCCCAGAAAACAATAATGCTCACCCCGCCCCTTTTCCACTTGCTCTGCCTTTGCGTTGCATTTTTTCCATTTTAAATGAACAAGTCGGTATTGTGATTGACCCCTATTGCGGGAGTGGGACGACAGGAATTGCTGCGAAGATTCTAAATTGCGATTTTATAGGGATTGATAATTCTAAGCAGTATCTTAGCCTTGCAGAAAATAGAATCACAAATTACCAACAATTTTTAAAAGAAGCGCAATTAGAACTTAATTTGCACGAAGTCAAAGAAACCTTTAAGCAGAAAAAAGCAAAGGGCAAGACGAAAAATAGATTTATCTCACAAAATCAGAATCTTTTAAATCTTTAA
- a CDS encoding VOC family protein, whose protein sequence is MKLRAIVLFVTDMAKMAHFYKEVIGLKTQWDGKESHLEFHSIP, encoded by the coding sequence GTGAAACTTAGAGCAATCGTTTTATTCGTTACAGATATGGCTAAAATGGCACATTTTTATAAAGAAGTGATAGGCTTAAAGACACAATGGGACGGAAAAGAGTCGCATTTAGAGTTTCACTCAATACCATAG
- a CDS encoding Txe/YoeB family addiction module toxin gives MLNITFSPTALRGYIEFQDDKKMRDKINALIKDIARNPTGGLGKVEKLKGDLSGCYSRRIDAKHRIVYRIGEQSCEILQVGLHYKDK, from the coding sequence ATGCTTAATATAACCTTTTCACCGACTGCTTTAAGGGGCTATATAGAATTTCAAGATGATAAAAAAATGAGAGACAAAATCAACGCTTTAATCAAAGACATCGCACGAAATCCCACAGGCGGACTAGGAAAGGTTGAGAAGCTCAAAGGCGACTTGAGCGGGTGCTATTCGCGCAGGATAGATGCCAAACACAGAATCGTCTATCGCATTGGTGAGCAAAGTTGCGAAATCTTGCAAGTAGGACTTCATTACAAGGATAAATAG
- a CDS encoding type II toxin-antitoxin system RelB/DinJ family antitoxin, which produces MTALVQVRVDKKLKEEAEELFNELGLDTTTALRMFLKAAVREQKIPFKLNRQKQDPFYSEENLAELRQSIKELDDGKRITFTLEEFNAMNEAIENAKSKEEVMAIYKKAEKEHSNA; this is translated from the coding sequence ATGACTGCTTTAGTGCAAGTAAGAGTAGATAAAAAGCTAAAAGAAGAGGCAGAGGAGCTGTTTAATGAGTTAGGGCTTGATACCACCACCGCTTTAAGAATGTTTTTAAAAGCGGCTGTGCGGGAGCAAAAAATCCCTTTTAAACTCAATAGGCAAAAGCAAGACCCCTTTTATAGTGAGGAGAATTTAGCAGAGCTACGACAATCCATAAAAGAGCTAGACGATGGCAAACGCATTACATTCACTTTAGAGGAATTTAATGCGATGAACGAAGCAATAGAAAATGCAAAAAGCAAAGAGGAAGTAATGGCAATTTATAAAAAAGCAGAGAAAGAACACAGCAATGCTTAA